The DNA segment CGGAGTCTGCCGACGAGCCGAACGACGCGTTGTAACACTACTAAACATCCCTGAAATTAATGTCTCTAATGCGACAATGGTCTATTTGAACCGTCTTAGCGACCTACTTTTCGTCCTCGCAAGGGTGGCGAATCTGCAACAAAGTGTCACCGAAAGGCACTGGAGCAAACCATAACCCCTAAATCCTAAAGGGGCCGAAGGTTAGGCTCGCAGAATTGGCTTGATTGGTTACAATCAGTTTCAGCGGTCAGCGAAGGCGGCAGGTTCTTCTCCTGTTTCGCGTTTCGTAGACATCTCGATCCGAACGCCCATTGCTCAGGAAAATTGCCGTGAAAAAAGTCGAAGCAATCGTCCGTCATTTCAAACTTGAAGACGTTAAAAACGCCTTGACCGAGCAAGGAATCGACGGAATGACCGTCAGCGAAGTCCGTGGATTCGGGCGTCAGAAGGGACACACGGAAATCTACCGTGGTACCGAATACGCCATTGATTTTGTCCCTAAGGTCAAAATTGAAGTTGTCTGTTCAGAAGACAGCCTACAGTTGGTGGTTGATACGATCCTGCAAACTGCCCAAACCGGCCAAATCGGCGACGGCAAGATTTTCATCACCAACCTAGAAGATGCGATCCGCATCCGTACTGGTGAGCGAGGCGAAGACGCCCTTTAAGGCATCTGCATTTTCATAAATGCCCTCCCCCACTAGACCGTCGATTCGTCCTGCTGTTGTGGATGCTCGCGAACGCTTAAAGGCGGGTCGCGAGCGGATCCGTCAACATCATCAGTCAGGCCTCAGTGGAGTTCAGGTTTGCACCTCATTAACCGACTTGGTTGATGGGATCGTTCTATCGCTATGGAATGCAACCCTTCGCTCGGTCGAAGATCCAACTCCCGCGGCCAATTCTGTGTTGGTTGCTCATGGGGGCTTTGGACGGAGGGACCTCGCACCCTATAGCGATGTCGACCTCATGCTGGTTCCCAATCCGGGCCAGCAGGACGCATTGCTGCCGATCGTCAGCCAATTCACTCGCGATATTTTCGACGCGGGTTTGCAACTGGGATTCACGGTCCGCACCCAAGCAGAAGCAAACTCCTGGGCTTGGAAAGACGCAACCGTCTTCAGCTCGCTGTCGGAATCGCGCCTGCTTTCCGGCAGCATCCAAATCTACAAGCGCTATTTCCGCAGCTTGCAGAAAGGAGCCATTCGCCGGCAACATTCACTGATCGAAGCCGTTTGCGAAGCAAGACGAATCGAACGCCATAAATGGGGCGAAACCAATTACCTGCTAAGCCCCAACATCAAACGCTCGCGAGGCGGCCTCCGCGATATCCAGCTGATTCGCTGGATTGGATTCGCCAGTACAGGGGAAACCGATCTAATTCGCTTGGTTCGACTTGCTGGCTTTCCCGTAGACGACTATCACCGCGTGCAGGCCGCCCAACAATTCATGCTTCGGCTGCGTAACGAACTTCATTTTTCCTACGCAAAAAACCAAGACATTCTCGATCGCGCAGCCCAACTAGCCATTGCGAAACGCTGGGGATACGTCGACAAGGACAGCCACCTTGCGGTCGAATGGTTGATGAAAGACTACTTTGAACATTCAAGAAATGTTCGGTACGCCGTCGCCCACTTCCGAGCAACCTCAGAACGCAATCCTCTGCTAGCGCGTAGCATTAACCGCATCTTCTCTAAATCGCTCGACAAAGATATTCGGTTAGGGCCGTACGAAATTTGGGTCCGCGATAGTGCGTTGGAGGAATTCTCTCAAAGCCTGTCGCGTGTGTTGCAGTTGATGGCTTACGCCAATCGACATCAACGTCGAATTGCACACAAAACCTGGCAGCAAATTCGACTTGCGATGATGGCCCAACCACTGGAAACTTTGGACTACAAAGCGGGCCGTCAGTTTCTTTCCTTGCTAAGTCACCCGGGACATTTACCTAGCCTGCTTCGCCGCCTGCATGAATTACGGGTCTTAGAAAAACTGATCCCCGACATGCGTCGCGCTCGGGGAATGCTTGAATTCAATCAATACCACAAGTACACCGTCGACGCCCATTCAATCCGGGCGGTGGAAGCGGCAACCCAGTTTGCAACGGAAAAATCGCTTCCCGGTGACGTCTACCGAGAGATCGCAGACAAACGTTTGCTGCACCTGGCACTTCTGCTGCACGACCTTGGCAAAGGCTACGACGAAGACCACTGTATCGTCGGGCAACGACTTGCCCTGGAGACATGCCCTCGACTGGGACTGGACGAAGCATCCAGCAAACTGGTCGCGAAACTGATCTTCCTGCACCTGGAAATGAACAACACATCCTCGCAGCATGATCTAAGCGATCCTGAAATCGTTTCAAAGTTTGCGGCGACCGTCGGATCCCGCCAAATCCTTGACATGCTTCTCATTCATTCCCTTGCAGACATGCAGGCGGTTGGTCCCGAGGTCCTTACCGACTGGAAACGGCGGCTTCTGGAAGAGCTGTACATTCGAACGCGCAAGTTCTTAGATTCAGGCAATCTTCCCGGCGAGATGGACGAAGCAACGACCAAGAAGAAACAGGAAGTCCTAGAAATACTTTCCGATTTTGCATCCGACGCGACGCCGCTAACCGACCTTGAGCATGTTCTCGACAGCTTAAACCCATTGATGCTGCAGCGGCATGACGCCAAGACCTTGGCCGAACAGGTGTCGATCGTCGCGGGACTTGCCCCAGAAACCAGCACATGTTGGTTCCGCCCAATCAAGGATCAAGATTCTACCGAATTCACACTTGTTCGCGTCGATCAATCAAAGGTTCGCGGCCTGTTTGCACTGGCAACCGGAACGTTCGCATCCAATCGCCTGGAAATCCAACATGCCGAGGTCGCGACCCTGGCACCGGACATCGCCTGGGACACGTTTGTCGTACAAAACCCCAGCCATCTGCCGAAACCAGATGCTTGGTTTGCAAAGTTTGGCGAGCAACTGTGCAACAACCTCGACCAACAGACTGTCCCGGAATTCAGCTTTCCCAAAGTCTGGAACAGCGGTGCCGGAGAAAGCGAAGCGGTCCTACCGTTGCCGACCCGGGTGACTTTCGACAATGATACTTTCGAAAAATACACGGTCCTTTCGCTCTTCGCGTACGACCGTCCAGGCTTGCTTTACGCAATTGCAAAAACGCTAGCCGACGCTTCACTCCTGGTTCATTTTGCAAAGATTTCGACCCACCTGGATCAGGTGATGGACGTTTTTTATATCACGGACCGCGAAGGCAACCGCATACTCACCCCCGAAAAGCAGCAAGAATTGGAAGACAGCCTTATCGAGGCTGCCGGACGATCCTCTTCCTAAGATCCTGTTCGCTTCGCCCAGCTTTTCTTCAGCGAAACTTTAACGGCTAGCGAAGTTTCACCGCGACATTCTGTTAAATCACTACGGTTGCAACGGATATTGGGCAAGCCGTCAGCGAACCCCGCAAACTTCCAGAACAAAAATGTTGCCAACTTCCTTCGGCGCGGCAACAGTTGTTCGGTGGCAAAAAGCCACCCAGTCATACGGTTCACCCACCGCGGCACCGGCCTCGCGGTAAATGTGGTTCATGTTACCACTTCATAGGGCAAGCGAACCGATGCGAACCCACGCTGAGTGGACCGTTCATTCTCCATACCGGAATTCGATCGGTCCACTCACATGGGATTGCTTTCTTTATGCCCATAACAGCCAAGCCAGGAGGGTTCTTCAATGAAGATTCTTACAATCAAGTTGCAGTTAGTATCGCTGTCAACCATCAGCTGCATGCTGGTAGCCACCTGTGTGCAAGCGTCGGATCAAGCAAAATTCCATCAGCTACTTGCCCAGCTCCCGGAACTTCCCGTGGAAGAAGAAAAGGAGGAACTGCTGGACAACGGCATCGACCTTCTTGACTCCTTGCCCGAGGAAGCGGAGTCGCTTCCAGAACCGTCGCTCAAACCGCTCTCCAGCCCGGCTCCCATCATTCCACCGTCATTGGATGCAGCCGACGAAGGGATGATTGAATCGACCAGAGACGGCAAACTGCTTGATGAATCCAACAAGATCGAAGGGATGGCTCCCCAAGTTGAACCCAAAGAAATACCGGCCCCCCTCCCTCCCCAGCCGCTCTCTTCTCCTAAAAGCATCTTAGCGCCCACACCTAGCGACGACCTCTCCGCTGGCTTTTCTCTCCCCAGCGAACCCGCCACCAATCCAGAATGGAGCCCCTCCGTCCAGACTCCGTTAACCGCTCCTGCGGAGTCCCAGGGGCAAATCGACTTCGATCAGATGTTTGAGCGTCAGAGCCGGCAGCCGACCGACATCGCAATGGCGTACGAATCTTCGCCCGCCATCACGCCCTATGGGCATGGCGATTCCTACGGC comes from the Roseimaritima multifibrata genome and includes:
- the glnD gene encoding [protein-PII] uridylyltransferase produces the protein MPSPTRPSIRPAVVDARERLKAGRERIRQHHQSGLSGVQVCTSLTDLVDGIVLSLWNATLRSVEDPTPAANSVLVAHGGFGRRDLAPYSDVDLMLVPNPGQQDALLPIVSQFTRDIFDAGLQLGFTVRTQAEANSWAWKDATVFSSLSESRLLSGSIQIYKRYFRSLQKGAIRRQHSLIEAVCEARRIERHKWGETNYLLSPNIKRSRGGLRDIQLIRWIGFASTGETDLIRLVRLAGFPVDDYHRVQAAQQFMLRLRNELHFSYAKNQDILDRAAQLAIAKRWGYVDKDSHLAVEWLMKDYFEHSRNVRYAVAHFRATSERNPLLARSINRIFSKSLDKDIRLGPYEIWVRDSALEEFSQSLSRVLQLMAYANRHQRRIAHKTWQQIRLAMMAQPLETLDYKAGRQFLSLLSHPGHLPSLLRRLHELRVLEKLIPDMRRARGMLEFNQYHKYTVDAHSIRAVEAATQFATEKSLPGDVYREIADKRLLHLALLLHDLGKGYDEDHCIVGQRLALETCPRLGLDEASSKLVAKLIFLHLEMNNTSSQHDLSDPEIVSKFAATVGSRQILDMLLIHSLADMQAVGPEVLTDWKRRLLEELYIRTRKFLDSGNLPGEMDEATTKKKQEVLEILSDFASDATPLTDLEHVLDSLNPLMLQRHDAKTLAEQVSIVAGLAPETSTCWFRPIKDQDSTEFTLVRVDQSKVRGLFALATGTFASNRLEIQHAEVATLAPDIAWDTFVVQNPSHLPKPDAWFAKFGEQLCNNLDQQTVPEFSFPKVWNSGAGESEAVLPLPTRVTFDNDTFEKYTVLSLFAYDRPGLLYAIAKTLADASLLVHFAKISTHLDQVMDVFYITDREGNRILTPEKQQELEDSLIEAAGRSSS
- a CDS encoding P-II family nitrogen regulator, which encodes MKKVEAIVRHFKLEDVKNALTEQGIDGMTVSEVRGFGRQKGHTEIYRGTEYAIDFVPKVKIEVVCSEDSLQLVVDTILQTAQTGQIGDGKIFITNLEDAIRIRTGERGEDAL